From the genome of Gopherus evgoodei ecotype Sinaloan lineage chromosome 5, rGopEvg1_v1.p, whole genome shotgun sequence, one region includes:
- the LOC115652167 gene encoding uncharacterized protein LOC115652167, whose amino-acid sequence MSVQLLGRPQQHLLLGERAGADRQAGLQASQLQGDEKGEPEFRCVAGMHGNEVLSRELLLNLMQYLCGEYAWGNPHVVRLVSKTCIHLLPSMNPDGYKTAYKLVGPARVRAAQGVGEQQGVPAGLRGAGACPGLKGVLRGQGSPGALPGACTWISRAVPPGASPWRSRGPVGARQGPRSGCSGQGRFWLGAGAEPVTAPRLERHGAGLAPLGWRETQWLEYGTGCHSGQNPIPYPLS is encoded by the exons ATGTCTGTTCAGCTGCTGGGACG ACCCCAACAACATCTACTCCTGGGAGAACGAGCCGGTGCCGACCGACAAGCTGGACTTCAGGCATCACAGCTACAAGGAGATGAGAAAG GGGAACCAGAGTTCCGCTGCGTGGCCGGGATGCACGGGAATGAGGTGCTGAGCCGCGAGCTCCTGCTCAACCTGATGCAGTACCTGTGCGGCGAGTATGCTTGGGGCAACCCCCACGTCGTCCGGCTGGTGAGCAAGACCTGCAtccacctgctgccctccatgAACCCCGACGGCTACAAAACGGCCTACAAGCTGGTAGGGCCTGCACGAGTCCGAGCTGCCCAGGGAGTGggagaacaacaaggagtccctGCTGGTCTTCGTGGAGCAGGTGCGTGTCCTGGCCTAAAGGGAGTGCTCCGGGGCCAGGGCAGTCCCGGAGCCTTGCCTGGCGCTTGCACGTGGATATCTAGGGCAGTGCCTCCTGGAGCTTCTCCGTGGAGGTCACGTGGCCCTGTGGGAGCTAGGCAAGGCCCCAGGAGCGGCTGCTCTGGGCAAGGCAGGTTCTGGCTGGGTGCTGGTGCTGAACCTGTCACGGCTCCAAGGCTGGAGAGACATGGGGCAGGACTTGCCCCCCTGGGATGGAGGGAgacccagtggttagagtatgGAACTGGGTGTCACTCAGGACAAAACCCAATCCCCTACCCCTTGAGCTAA